The nucleotide sequence CAACAAGACACTCAACCCAAGCTGCAATAAACGTTTTATCTTATTCATTTTTTATCACCTCAAATAGTTTGACGAGATGATTACGGCAGAGTTTCGAAGGGATAAGCCCAATTTTGAGTGATTGGATAAATGGGTCCTGAAAGTGGAGGAGGCCTTGAAACAACTATTGACATATCGAACTGTAACGTTTAAGATTACAGTATTAATATTTTTTAATTTTATTGTTTTCCAACTGTAATTTTTATTTTTACAGTTAAACGAAGGAGCTGTGGATCAATGGTAACTTTATATATCACTTCAAGCTGTGCTTCATGCAGGAAAGCAAAAGCCTGGCTGCAAGAACATCAGATTGATTTTATCGAAAGAAATATCGTATCTGAGCCACTCACTGTAGATGAAATCAAATCGATTCTTCGGCTGACAGAGGATGGAACGGAAGATATTATTTCTACAAACTCTAAAACTTACAAGCAGTTGGATGTGGACATTGACTCTCTTCCGCTGAATCAATTATATGATCTAATCATAAAAAATCCTCAAATACTGCGCCGCCCAATCATCCAGGACCATAAACGATTGCAGGTTGGGTATAATGAAGAGGAAATCCGCAGTTTCTTGCCGCGCAAGCTACGTACATTTACTGGCTTTGAGCTGGATAGCATTGCGAATTAGTTATAATAAAATCAGCTTAAAGGCTGGTTGGTATGTAGCATTTTACAGAACAAATAGTTACCTTTGTTAGGAGGCAGGCAATGAACAGCGATTTTACCCTTGCCATTCACAGTTTAACCTTACTTGCACTGCAGCCGGACAGAATGTCTACAAGCGAAGCCATTTCAGAGAGCGCAGGGGTTCACCCCGTACGGATCCGCAAAGTGCTGGGCTTGTTAAAAAAACATGGATTTATCAAATCAAAAGAAGGAACCGGCGGCGGATTCATTTTTGCATTGGATTTAAATGAAGTAAACCTCTGGGATATATACAAGCTGACCTCGGAAGGTGCACTGCAGCCAAAGTGTCCTGACTCCAATGAAAAATGCTTGGTCGGAGCGAACATGCACAAAGTCCTGTTTGCCATTTTCATAGGTGCCGAGGAACATTTGGGAAAATATTTAAAGCACTATTCCATCAAGGAAATAGTTGACCTGGTAAAAGAAACGAATTGTGACTAAGGAGAAATTGACGTCTTCTTAGTTGGTAAATGTAATGAAAATTATTACAGATTAAAATGAATGAGGTGACTTATATGTTGTCCAATAATAACACGATTTTAAGAGTAGGCGATTGGATTAAGGGGAAATCCCGTAATGGAGAATTATTCATCGGATATATAGAGTCACTTGATATTTTGGATGAAAAGGTTAATGCAACAATCACATCAAGTGATGATGAATCCATGGTAGGCAAAACCATTCCGATAACAACAAACGGAGTGAAAAAACTGCCTGACCCGAAAGTGAAAAACAAAAAACAAATACAATATCTAATTGATTTGGCGCTGGCCACTGGAGATGAAGAATGGTTCATGGAGCTTTCTGAAAAGCTGAACTCGATGAGGGAGCTCGTCAAAGGTGTGTAAAAATGAAGACGGTCCTCCTTTTTTAAGGGGGACCGTCTTTTTGCTATTTCATTCCAAGTGCTTTTTTAGTAGCTGGCCCGGCAACACCGTCAACCTTGAGTTTCTTCGCTTTTTGGAATTTCTTTACGGCCGCTTCTGTAGCTGGACCGAATACACCGTCGATTCCTTTTGTGTTGTAGCCCCTGTTTGTCAGGGCCTGCTGAAGCTGCTTCACTTCAACTCCTCGCATGCCTTTTTTAAGAACAGTGCTTGTTGGTGCAGCGATCACGGGAACGGCAGCCTGGCCTGTAACCTTATATCCGTTAGCGGATGCGATTGCGTTAAAGGATTTTTTTGACGTGGTGATGACAACCGGAGTATTTACCTTCACCTGATCATAGAGCCACTGTACCTCGTTATCGTACATCCGGACGCAGCCGGCACTAACATATCCGCCGATTGATTTAGGATTATTGTTGCCGTGGATCGCATAAGTTGTTCCCCATGTTCCTCGCGCATTTATGCCGAGCCATCTGTCGCCAAGCGGATTCCTTGAGTCACCACCAGGGATATTCCCGCTGTAATAAGGGCGATTCTTGATTTTGTTAACGATTTTGAACTTGCCCTCGGGCGTATAAGAAGCTTTCCGCCCAGTTCCCACCTTAAACGTTTTTACCAGTTTATTATTTTTGTAATAAGCCAGTTGATTGTTAGACTTATTGATGATAATCATGTCTCCGCCAGCAGCCTCTGCAGGTGCCTCAAAGAACAACAGCGATACTAGAAGCATTATCGAAAGCAGCAACTTTTTCATTCGCCAACCCCCTTGATTTCATTTGCAGGCCTATCTCCCTAAAGCGGTCTACGGCCGTGCAATTGGTATACGTATTTACACTCTTATTAACGATTTTTTCTCATAAAAGTTACATATTTTACCGTTATATGGCAGCAGATTGTTTCTTGGTTTTATGACAAAAAAATCGAATTTATGTCGTTTTATGGTGGTTTTTTTATAAAATAGAGGTTCAACTTTCGTGATTTTTCCCATAATGGTAGGGAAGGAGTGGGAGTGTTGAATCATTACTTATCAATTGCAGTAGAGTTAACGAGCGGCTTTGTATTTTTATTTATCATGACGAAACTACAAGGGAAAACGCAGTTCTCTCAAATAACACCGTTTGATTTTATTTCCGCAATTATTCTTGGTGAGCTTGTAGGAAATGCCATTTATGACCATGAAGTAAAGATCGGCGAAATCGCCTTTGCCGTTGCCTTGTGGGGAGTGCTTGTTTATGTTACAGAAATGGTTACACAAAAGTTCCTCGGTTCACGGAAGCTGCTGGAGGGGGAGCCTAACATTGTGGTGCGAAAAGGAAAGATTAAATTCGAGGCTTTGAAAAGAGCAAAGCTGGATATCAATCAGCTGCAGAGTCTTGTCAGGCAGCAAGGCTACTTTTCACTTCGCGAAGTAGAATATGCAATCATCGAAACGAATGGAATGGTCAGTGTCCTGCCAAAAGCGGATTATGACACTCCTAAAAATAGTGATATGAAAATCAAAGCAGATGATCCAAACTTGCCAATCAACATGATCCTGGATGGGGAAGTAGTTCGCGAAAACCTAAAAGAAGCCGGTTTCAACGAGCAGTGGCTGAAAAATGAATTAGAGAAACAGAAAATCCATCATTTTGAGGATGTGCTTTTTGCGGAATGGATGGAGAATGAACCACTCTTTGTGTTGGAATATGAGAAGAAGGCGAATGCATAGTCAAACTTAGTTGATCAATTCTTTTTGCAGCACAATTTTAACCAATTATATGTCCTGAATTAGCGAACAGGGAATATAATCGTGGCAACAGGATAAAACATAATAACTAGGAAAAAAACAGCTGAACCGAAAAAGAATCGAGGTTCAGCTGTTTGGTTATAAAGGAAGACGGGTTCGAAAAAAGCTGCTGGCATAAAGTTCGGTTGCAGAAACGTTGGAGCCGCAGCTGAAATATGTTGCTGGCACGAAGAACGGTGGCAGAACGAGGGAAGCCGTGCCCAAAAATCGGTGCTGATACCCAATTTAGCATTTCTCTACGTGAAACAATATTCTTGTTTAAATAGGATTAATATCTTTCCCCCGGCTTTGAAGATACAAAAAAGCATTTGTCCCCCAATAGGCTAGAATCGCAAGACTGATTTGAAGAAGGTAAATATGAAACAAATTCATTCCTTTATAAAGGATTAACAATCCAAATTGTTCCCACCCAGCAGCGGTAAGGGTTCCAACTACAGCGAACAAAAGCGTGACAAGATAAAAATTGCGGTTATGACGAATTGAATATTGATAGGCAGCCATAAAGATAATAGGTACCAATACCCCATCAACCGGAATGCTTACTGGAACATAAGGAATAAGATGGTATGGGTGATCCCAAATATTGTTCCGGGTAAAGTAGATATCAAGATACACAAGAAACATATGGTAGGTATAACCAAAGAAAGAAATTTGGAAGATGCGTTTTCGATCGATGAATATCAAAGTAAGTGCAAGTGGAATCACGAAAAAAAACACATTCGCCCAAAACTGCCACGTGCCGAAGTGACCAAATGATCTCCAAAACTCAAGCGTCAGATCCATAATCTTATCATCATATCGATCAATGTCTTTTATCATAGATACTTTTGACATTATTAACACCTCATTTACCAGTTATCGGTATTATGTCACAGAATAAAAACTTCTACTCAAATTGAAAATGGTGGTTAACATCATCAAATTTCAGTAACATTCAAGACATTAAGGTTGGAAAATAAAAGATATGAATGATAGACATTTTAAAAAATATAGGTTGTTTTTATTCTGGAGCTACTTCAATCGTTTTTTCTGTATGGTCATGTATATTGCCTTTTTCTACATGAATTTTCACAATGAAATGCCCTTTCGCAGGGAAGGTGTAATCAGCGGAATAAGTGCCAGATGAAACTTCCTTCGCGTCTATGAACTGATGTGTTGTTTCGTTCTCTTCCCAGATTTCAAAACGGACATTCGCCCCGGAAATAATATGTTCCTCCTGAGCAATCTTGACGGTGAGCTCAGCTGGTTGATTGCTTTTTATGGTCGAAGGTGTATGAAATTCGAATGCAACTTCGCTATTGTGATGGTCATTATGTTCGAGATTGGAATGTTGACCCTCGGTACCATTTTCCTCATCAGTAGTTTGGTCGTGTGCTAATTCGTCACCTTCTACAATTACTTCTTTCTTTGGCATGCTGTGCATCCGGTTTGCCGTTGTGTGAGCCACAATGGTATAACTACCGCCTTCGTTAAAGGTTTTCTTGATGGAATAGGTACCGTCTTTTTCGTTATGTGCCGGGATCATTTCATGGTCTTTCTGGCCTGATTTACCAATTTCAAATTTTACCTCATCTGCATCTTTGACTTTTTTCTCTCCCTGAATTACCTCTGCTTTGATTGTAATCTCCTGATTTGTCTCGATTTTTTCAGGCGTGATAATCGATACCTCTAATAGTTCAGGAACCTTCTCAATCGACTCTTCTTCCGCATCCTGACCTGCAGAACACGCTGTTAACAGAACCATGACTATAATAAAAAAGAACATTATTTTCTTCATAAATACTAAACTCCATTCGTCAATTTTATTTCTCAACAATCATAAAGTGCAAATGTGATAAATGTATGAAAATCTGCCGCGGGATAAATTTTTTTGGTTAGTTACTAATTGAACGGGAAAATTAATCAGGGTGATGTTAATGTACAAGAAGATTTTCCACTTGTTTATATTAAGTATCTTAATATTTGCGATGAAAATCGAAACTGCGAATGCAGGTCATGATATGCCAAAACCATTGAAAGAAACCTTCCGTGAGATTGGATATAAAACAGTTGAAGAGGCAGTGCAAGAATTTGAACTGCACATTTGAAATTACCTTTGAGAGTTCCGCCTATAGACTTTACCCATCATTTTGGAAGGTGTAATGATTTAGATGGGGAAGTAAATGACTCTTTAGAAATTCAGTTTATAAATGAAAACTCGGCTGAACGCCACTATAAAATTGATGTTCGTCCTGTTGACTACAAGATTCCGATGAAGGCTAAAAACATCTATAGGCTAAAGAACGGTCACGATGCTCTATATACAAATGTTCCAGGCTTTAACCTGTTTGTCTTTGAAAATGACGGCTGGCAATATATCCTCAGCATTGATAAAAGAGTATCCGATCAGGTGACGCCAGAAGTATTCGTTGAGATAGCGAATTCTATAGGTGTTTCGTTTGAATGAATAAGGAGTTGAACCAAATGAATATGATGGTTCAGCTTTTTTAGGTTTGGAAGCGGTGTTATTTAAAACGAAGAAATCTGATTACTAGGTAAGATACCGATTTTAGTTGTAAAGAAACTCATATTTAATAGTTATAAGGTGTTTAGATTGGTAGAAGTAAAAAAGGGTCACTTTGCTTTTTCCCAGGTAACAAAAAAGGATTTGGCAGAATTTAAAGCGAAATAAGTTGTTAGTTTTACTAGTATTTATGAGAGTAATTTGGGAGGGGCTATCGTTGCCTATATTATTGGTTTTCTAGGTGTCCAAAACGTTTTTTTGATAGGCTTAAGCACCGCTATTTCGAAGGTTTTCAAATTTGAGAAAGGGTTATCTGCTACATTCAAAAACAGTGTGGTATTAATCAATTCCGGCAATTTCGGATTGCCTGTCAGCCAACTTGTTTTTCAGGATAATTCATTGGGTTTATCGATTCAGATTGTGGTGATGATCTTTCAAAATCTGCTTACCTACACTTATGGAATATTTAATTCAGTAACAGCACAGAGTAAAGGGTTCCAGGCGTTGAAAATCTTTTTCAAGAATCCGGTGATCTACGCTTTATTGTTGGGGGTTTTCTTCAGGGCAACATCGATAAAAATTCCGGAATTTATCTGGACGCCAATAGAAAATACATCTAATGCTTTTTTGGCATTCGCGCTCATTACACTAGGGGCGCAGAGTGCTTACATAAAATTTCATCAACTATCAACTCCACTGGTACTGACTCTTATAGGCACGCTAGTAGTGGCACCTTCAATTGCTTTTGTCAGCATTTTTATTCTAGGCTTAGAAGGTACAGTTGCACAGGCGCTTTTCATCGCAAGCTCGTTCCCGACTTCAAGAAATAGTTCCCTCCTGACCCTGGAATATGGAAACCATCCCGAATATGCTGCCCAGGCTGTTCTATTAACAACTATATTCAGCATGTTGACAGTGACTACTGTTATATATCTATCTAATATTTTATTTTGAATACAAGTAAATCTTTTCTTGTTAGGTAATTAAGCCATTAGCTGGAAGCTAAATCATAATAGCGTTGATAAAATTTGAGCATCCGATGAAAAAGTTATGCAACCGGAAATAAAAGTAGTGAAACCGGAAATAAAAGTGGTGAAACCGTAGATAAAAGTGATGCAACCGTAGATAAAAGTGATGCAACCATAGATAAAAGTCGTGTAACCGGAGATGAAAATGATGCAACCGTATAATAAACGAGTAAAACTTGGAATAAAAGTCTTCAAACCGGGATTCAAACTCAAAAAAGGGGATTATATTTAGAGAAGTGGTTTCAAATCTTTTAAACTGGTAATCAATCTGTCCCAACTGGTATTAAAATTGGGCTCACTGGAATTATATTTGGGCCAACTGGTATTAAAATCGTGTTAACTGGTATTAAAACTGTTGCAACTGGTACTAAATACTGATAAAGCCGGTATTTAAACTCTCTCTGTCTCTAAACACGGCCCTATAAAATAAAAGAAGCTGAACCAACATCATGCTGGTTCAGCTTCTTTCATTTTTCACCATGGAAAATCAATTTTCTCTGCCAATTCCGGAAAATCAATGAACGGGTTGCGGTTTCCCTGGATATAGTAGATGGCCTGATTGCGGTGTTGTTCGTAAAGGGTCGGCGGGAATTCTTCATTCCAGCGGGCGAGCAGCGGGATATCGACTTTCTTTTTGAATTCGTTCTTAACTCTTCTGGGATATCTAAGGAAAAAGTAGAGCATTGCCCGGGCAGATGCTCCTTTGCCATGTTCGGGTTCGAACTCGAAGCCTGATTTGACTCCGCAATTGTTCTGAATGGGTTCATCGTCCGATTCAGGATTGTAGAAATCAAAATCGGCAAATGGGTAGTTTGAACGGGAGATATTGCAATCGGGTTCGCAGACAAACAGGTGGTGAAGGTCACCTTTCATCGGCTCGGCACCTTCGAACCAGGACTGCGGAACAATATGCTCGGTGTTCATCTTGAAATGATCCTCAAACACCTTTAGTTCCTTGATTGAATCAAAACCATTCACCTGAATCTTCCTTGATCTCCGTCTGAACTCATCATATTTTTCCCTAAGTGTTTCGTTATCCTCAATCAACAGTGACTCGGGATCTTTCATCTGGCTAGAATAGATACTCTTCGCGGAACCATCGGGATATAAATCCACCCATGTGTACAGATATAAATCCTTTGCCAGGAAGTAGGGGAGCTGATTTTTATGTGACTGGTATACGATAGTATGGAATTTATAAAAGAGCGCAAGACCTGATAAATCTAAATCCTGGGCGCCACGGTAGTATTTCTTGATATCCAGCCCATCCTGTTCTGGATCATAGTAGAGTTGCTGGTTACTCTGGATGTTGCGACGGTTTTCCTTCAGGATGGTCAGCAGCTTTTTCAGATCGAGCGAATCATACTTATGGTCCCAGCGGTCATTCTGACGTTGCTGTTTTTTATATTTGGACATACCGAACTCCTCATTGGTGTCGTCATATAACTATTTTACCCCTTAATGGTTTGTCCTTCAAAGTCTTGAATGGGAAAGGTGATAAGTCGAACAAAGAGAATTCAGTGGAAAAGCCAGTTCAGTCCTAAATGGAATTCTCCTTCAATTTTAATCCTAAAATCACTTAATCAGCTCAAGAAGCATTTCCTTGTTTCGCTCTGAAAATACTTTGTTATGGGAAGAAACCATGGCTGACTGCGAAGCTGCCGGTTCTATGAACTGCTTTGCCTTATTAACTGCGTTGGCTGCATCCTGGAAGGTCCCCGCAATCAAATTCAATTTTCCTTCATGCTTTAAAATATCCCCAGCTGCAAATAAGCCGGGCACTGAGGTTTGGCTTGTTGGTGTTCCGTCTATGTAAAAGTCTTCAATCATCTTCGGTTCAAGCTCACTATTTTGGAGCAAGGATGCGTCCTGGTCAAAACCGTGGTTGACGAGTACATCGTCTACAGGCAGGCGAAGGACTTCACCAGTTTTCTGATTGGTTATTTCAACATCGGCAATAGTTGTTCGGTTTTGGTCAGCAATTAAATTGGTAATGCTTGAATGGAACAAACATTCCACAGAACTGTTCATCATTTGGGTCACTTGAGATTCATGTCCACTGAAGCAGTCTCTCCTGTGAACCAAATAAATCTTTTTAGCAACGGGCTCGAGCGCGTTTGCCCAATCAATCGCCGAATTGCCTCCACCCGAAATGACAACCGTTCTATCCTTAAAATATTTGAGAGAATTGACCATATAGTGAAGGTTGGATAACTCAAATTTTTCCGCACCTTCAATATTGAGCTTTTGCGGTTTCAGGATCCCACTTCCAATAGCCACAATGACAGATTTTGAATAGTGAATCTCTCCAGAAGCTCCTTTTAGTAAAAATAAATCCCGTTCCTTGCTGATGGATTCGATTTTTTCATTCAACACTACCTCAGGGCTGAACGTCATCGCCTGCTCCTTTAATTGTTTGATTAAATTCGCTCCTGTAATAGGGCCAACGCCGCCCACATCCCAGATCACCTTTTCTGGATAAACATGAATCTTCCCGCCAAGATCGTGCTGCGCTTCAATTATTTTTGTTTTCATCTCTCGAAGGCCTGCATAAAAGGCAGAATATAGTCCAGCAGGTCCGCCTCCAATAATCGTAATGTCATAGATTTCAATGTTTTCCATCGGAAACACTCCTCGAATGTATTGTACGAAACCTTAATGTATACGGTAACAAAATGAAGAAAAATGAAATTTTCACAAATCTGTCATTGACTGAATAAAATTATAGCTTTATAGTATTCATTGTAACCGACACTGATAATCATTATCAATGAGAAAATGAAAAACTTTGGAGGGATGATGAATGGTTCGATTATACACAGACCAATTGAATGTGGGATACGGGGAACGCACAATTGTGAATGACCTGACTTTAGAGATCCCCGATCAGCAAATCACGATTATCATCGGCCCGAACGGCTGCGGAAAATCGACTTTGCTTAAATCGATGTCACGAATCATTCCCCATCAGTCTGGCTCTATTTTCCTGGATGGTGCGAGTATCTCTAAAGAAGATACAAAGAGTCTGGCACGAAAGATGGCAATTCTTCCACAAACACCTGAAAGTGCAGCCGGCCTGACTGTAGGGGAATTGGTGTCATATGGACGCTTTCCTTATCAAAAGGGTTTTGGGAGGCTGACGAAGAAGGATCTGGAAGTCATTAACTGGGCTCTCGAAGTGACGGGGACGGCGAGTTACAAATACGAGCCTGTCGATTCCCTGTCCGGCGGGCAGAGGCAACGTGTGTGGATCGCACTCGCACTCGCGCAGGAAACGGAAATGATATTCCTAGATGAACCAACGACCTATCTGGACATGGCGCATCAGCTTGAGATTCTCGAGCTACTGCAAAAATTGAACAGGGAGCAAGGCAGGACGATCGTGATGGTTCTTCATGACTTAAACCATGCTGCAAGATTTGCCGATCACCTGGTTGCCTTGAAAGCGGGAAGCATCGTGAAAACCGGGTTGAGTGAAGAGGTCATCAATAAGGAAGTGCTCAGAGAAGTTTTTCAAATTGACGCTGAAATCGGGAGAGATCCACGTACAAATAAACCGATTTGCATCACGTACAACTTACTTAAAGGAGAAGAAGAAAATGAAGAAATTACTTATGCCATTCCTGCTTATGCTGGTGCTTGTTCTTAGCGCTTGTGGAGGCGGAGAGAAAACAGAAAAATCAAGCGAAGAAAAGAAAGAAGATACACCAGAAACAATCACTTATCAATCTGAAAATGGTGCTGTAGAAGTACCTGCAAATCCAGAAAGAGTCATTGTTCTCTCTTCTTTTGCTGGAAATGTGATGGCCCTCGATGTGAACATTGTTGGAGTGGATGCCTGGTCAAAAATGAATCCACGTTTTGAAAAATTGCAGGGCGTCGAAGAAGTGACAGATGAAAACCTGGAGAAGATCATTGAATTAAATCCAGACCTGATCATTGGTCTATCTAATATCAAAAATGTCGATAAGCTAAATGAAATCGCGCCGACTGTGACCTTTACATACGGAAAGCTCGGTTACCTGGAGCAGCACCTGGAAATCGGCAAGGTGTTAAATAAAGAAAAAGAAGCTCAAGAGTGGATTGAGAACTTCAAGGCAGACTCTAAAGCTGCTGGCGAAGAAATCAAAGCAAAAATTGGTGCAGACGCAACGGTTTCTGTTATCGAAAACTTCGACAAGGAATTGTACGTATTTGGCGACAACTGGGCTAGGGGAACGGAAATTCTTTATCAGGAAATGGGTTTGAATATGCCTGAAAAAGTGAAGGATGCAGCTCTTGAACCTGGTTACTATGCGATTTCCCCGGAAGTACTGTCTGAATACGCTGGTGACTATGTTGTTTTCAGCAAGAATGCAGAGGGAGATACTTCCTTCCAGCAAACCGAGACTTATAAGAATATCCCTGCCGTAAAGAATGACCGTGTATTCGAGGTAAATGCGAAGGAATTCTATTTCAATGATCCTCTTACACTCGAATATCAGCTGGAATTCTTTAAAAAATCGTTCTTGAACCAATAATAAGTAGCAGGAGGAATCTTTAGGGATTCCTCTTCTTGCTGGATAGGAAATGGTTAAAATGATTCAGTTGGGAATAACGATATGGGGTATCTTAATACAGCTCCAGCGCCTAGCCCCTCAAGTCGCTTGTCTAGCTGTGGCTCCTAACTCCTCGAGACGCTTCGGTCCTGCCAATGAAGTCAAAGACCGACTTCACTGGTCAGCCCTCCGAGGCACACGATGTGCTAGACCCGCCAGCCACAGGACGTGGCGTTATAGGCGGGCAGCGCGTGTCGGGGCTGAACGAGGCGCTTACGCTTTTTAATTCTATCAGAAAGATGAGATGCTTATGATCAACCAAAACAGCTCGCTCTCCATGCTTATTAAGTTCGCTGCCGGAATCATCGTATTGTTCGGCAGTTTCATGGCGGCAATGATCTTTGGAGCTGCAGATACGACCATAAAGGAAATCTGGCTTACACTTACTTCAACATCTAAAACAGATACAATTACCATGATCAGGGAAATCCGGCTTCCAAGGGAAGTTGCCGCTATTTTCGTCGGGGCTGCCCTTTCGGTAGCTGGTGCGATCATGCAGGGGTTGACGAGAAATCCGCTTGCTGACCCGGGACTGCTTGGGCTGACTGCCGGTGCCAATGCTGCACTGGCTTTGATTATGGCGCTTAGTCCTGCGGCCGGTTACCTTGTCATAACCATTGCTTGTTTTATCGGCGCTGGCGTCGGTGTAGTCCTTGTTTTTGGAATTGGTGCACTAAAGAAGGGTGGATTTTCGCCATTGCGAATCGTCCTGGCAGGAGCCGCTGTTTCGGCCTTTTTGTTTGCGGTAGCGGAAGGAATCGGTCTGTATTTTAAAATTTCAAAGGATGTCTCGATGTGGACAGCCGGGGGACTGATGGGGACTTCATGGACGCAGCTGAAAATCATTGTGCCATTCATCCTGGTGGGGATTTTAATTGCTTTTTACTTATCAAGGCAATTGACGATTTTGAGCTTGAGTGAAGAAGTAGCAGTAGGACTTGGCCAAAAGACGAACTTGATTAAATTAGTATTATTCATCGTTATTGTTTTACTGGCAGGCTCTTCTGTCGCACTAGTTGGGAACATGGCTTTTATCGGGCTGATGGTTCCGCATATCGTCAGGATGATCGTCGGTACTGATTATCGATTCGTCCTGCCGATGTCAGCCTTATTCGGTGCCTCGTTCATGCTGATCGCAGATACATTAGGGCGAACAATCAACGCTCCTTATGAAACGCCGATCTATGCAATCATTTCAATGCTCGGGCTGCCGTTCTTCCTGTTCATTGTCCGTAAAGGAGGGAAGAGCTTCACATGATTCATCCGTCCATCATTAAAAAACAAAGAATAATCGTTGCCACTTTATTCGTTTTAATTATATTCACCATTGCTGCCAGCCTAGGACTAGGCTATTCTTCCGTTTCGTATGACCGGATTTTGCCGACGATATTCGGCAATGGCACTTTTAAAGAAGAGTTTGTCTTGTTTGAGATCAGACTGCCGAGAATTATCGTGACGCTGCTGGCCGGTATGGCACTTGCGATGTCAGGGGCGATTTTGCAGGGATTGACCAGGAATGACTTGGCAGACCCAGGAATCATCGGGATTAACTCCGGAGCAGGCTTAGGAATTGCCGTGTTCTTTCTCTTCTTCCCAATAGATGCCGCTTCGTTTGCGTATATGCTGCCACTGGTCGCGTTCGCTAGTGCTCTGTTGACCGCGGTTCTTATTTATTTATTTTCT is from Mesobacillus boroniphilus and encodes:
- a CDS encoding ABC transporter ATP-binding protein, which produces MVRLYTDQLNVGYGERTIVNDLTLEIPDQQITIIIGPNGCGKSTLLKSMSRIIPHQSGSIFLDGASISKEDTKSLARKMAILPQTPESAAGLTVGELVSYGRFPYQKGFGRLTKKDLEVINWALEVTGTASYKYEPVDSLSGGQRQRVWIALALAQETEMIFLDEPTTYLDMAHQLEILELLQKLNREQGRTIVMVLHDLNHAARFADHLVALKAGSIVKTGLSEEVINKEVLREVFQIDAEIGRDPRTNKPICITYNLLKGEEENEEITYAIPAYAGACS
- a CDS encoding iron-hydroxamate ABC transporter substrate-binding protein, with the protein product MKKLLMPFLLMLVLVLSACGGGEKTEKSSEEKKEDTPETITYQSENGAVEVPANPERVIVLSSFAGNVMALDVNIVGVDAWSKMNPRFEKLQGVEEVTDENLEKIIELNPDLIIGLSNIKNVDKLNEIAPTVTFTYGKLGYLEQHLEIGKVLNKEKEAQEWIENFKADSKAAGEEIKAKIGADATVSVIENFDKELYVFGDNWARGTEILYQEMGLNMPEKVKDAALEPGYYAISPEVLSEYAGDYVVFSKNAEGDTSFQQTETYKNIPAVKNDRVFEVNAKEFYFNDPLTLEYQLEFFKKSFLNQ
- a CDS encoding FecCD family ABC transporter permease; the encoded protein is MINQNSSLSMLIKFAAGIIVLFGSFMAAMIFGAADTTIKEIWLTLTSTSKTDTITMIREIRLPREVAAIFVGAALSVAGAIMQGLTRNPLADPGLLGLTAGANAALALIMALSPAAGYLVITIACFIGAGVGVVLVFGIGALKKGGFSPLRIVLAGAAVSAFLFAVAEGIGLYFKISKDVSMWTAGGLMGTSWTQLKIIVPFILVGILIAFYLSRQLTILSLSEEVAVGLGQKTNLIKLVLFIVIVLLAGSSVALVGNMAFIGLMVPHIVRMIVGTDYRFVLPMSALFGASFMLIADTLGRTINAPYETPIYAIISMLGLPFFLFIVRKGGKSFT